AGAAGTAAAAAAAGATGTTAAGTTTACAGAGGTACCTTATGGAGCCTGCTCTAAAGAGATGACTGTAGAGGTAAAAGATGGGAAAATAGCATCATTTTCAGCAGTGAAAGGATGTCCAGGAAACTTAAATGCAATATCTAAATTGCTACCTGGAATGGAAGTAGATAAAGTTATCGCTCTTTTAGATGATAATCCATGTTCAGGAGCTCCAATAAAAGGGTTATCTTCGTGTATGGATAATTTAGTTGAAATGCTAAAATATCATGTTAATGGAGAGGGAGAGGGACATGTGGCAGAGTTAAGAAAAAAACAAAAAGCTCAGAAAATCGCATTCTCTTACAATGGGCATGTTTGCTCAGGTTGTGGGCTATGTGATGCTCAGTTCTCATAAGAATTAAAAAAATTAAAAAGGTGCAAGTTCATTTAGTTTTGAACTGCACCTTTTACTTTTTATGAGAGGAAAATATGACTACTCTTTAATTATATGAAGAGAATTAATATCCAATCCAAACTCTATTTTTTCTCCAACTTTATATATTTTTTTATTCATGGGATTATTTAAAGAAACTTCAATTTTAAAGTTAGAATCAATGAGAATCTCATACTCATGATGTCCTCCCATAAACATACTTCTTGTAACTAGTCCATTCATTTCAGAAGCACCAATTAAAATAGTTTCAGGTCTTGCTAGAACTTTTACCGTAGAGTTTATCTCTAATTTTTCATTGTGCTCTACCTTGTACTCTTTTTCATAAATTTTAACAATTGTAAAAGTTTCAGAAGATTCTAAAACAATAGCTGGAAAAATATTTGCTTTTCCAATGAAGTTGGCAACAAATTCGTTGATAGGTCTTTGATAAACCTCTATTGGAGATCCAACTTGTTGAATTTTACCATCTTTCATTATAACAATTTTATCTGAAAGTCCCATTGCCTCAGATTGATCATGAGTTACATATATTGATGTTATGCCAACTTCTTGTTGGATTTTCCTAATCTCGTCTCTCATATGTATACGAAGTTTAGCATCTAAGTTAGAAAGAGGTTCATCAAATAGTAAAACTCCAGGTTCCATTACTAAAGCTCTAGCTAAAGAAACTCTTTGTTGTTGACCTCCAGACATTTGGGATGGAACTCTGTTGGCAAAATCCTCCATTTTCATAAGAGAAAGTATTTTATTTACTCGTTCATTAATCTCTATTTTAGATAATTTTTGTAACTTTAATCCAT
This region of Cetobacterium somerae ATCC BAA-474 genomic DNA includes:
- a CDS encoding TSCPD domain-containing protein translates to MKRNLFLLAGALMMGTFANAEVKKDVKFTEVPYGACSKEMTVEVKDGKIASFSAVKGCPGNLNAISKLLPGMEVDKVIALLDDNPCSGAPIKGLSSCMDNLVEMLKYHVNGEGEGHVAELRKKQKAQKIAFSYNGHVCSGCGLCDAQFS
- a CDS encoding ABC transporter ATP-binding protein; this translates as MGAKRVKFENLNKIFLTDDDRQVKAVDNFNLDINPGEFVCLLGPSGCGKTTTLRMLAGFEIPTDGHIYIGDENVERITPDKRDTTMVFQNYALFPHMNVFDNIAYGLKLQKLSKIEINERVNKILSLMKMEDFANRVPSQMSGGQQQRVSLARALVMEPGVLLFDEPLSNLDAKLRIHMRDEIRKIQQEVGITSIYVTHDQSEAMGLSDKIVIMKDGKIQQVGSPIEVYQRPINEFVANFIGKANIFPAIVLESSETFTIVKIYEKEYKVEHNEKLEINSTVKVLARPETILIGASEMNGLVTRSMFMGGHHEYEILIDSNFKIEVSLNNPMNKKIYKVGEKIEFGLDINSLHIIKE